One segment of Aquimarina sp. BL5 DNA contains the following:
- a CDS encoding M1 family metallopeptidase produces MFKIISIGFLLSVLGVSAQNNTGYWQQHVDYKMNVDMNVENFKYTGKQELIYTNNSPDSLYQVFYHLYFNAFQPGSEMDVRSRNIADPDPRVMDRISKLTPEEIGYLKVSSLTQNGTKVKYEVAGTVLEVQLNKPIAPGEKVTFSMDFDGQVPNQIRRSGRNSSENVALSMTQWYPKMAEYDFEGWHADPYIAREFHGVWGNFDVTINIDKKYILGGSGYLQNPQEIGYGYEKPGTKVKQKGKKLSWHFIAPNVHDFTWAADPEYIHDVVQVPDGPVLHFLYKNKKEYLENWKKLQPKSVDLMKYFSTTIGKYPYDQYSIIQGGDGGMEYAMCTLITGERSYGSLVGVTAHEMAHAWFQHILATNEAKHEWMDEGFTSYISTLAMDKVMEQNKTNPMSGMYQGYFQLATSGIEQPQSTHADRYTRNGAYGATAYAKGAVFMAQLGYVIGEENLSKTIKRYYDEWKFKHPTPNDFKRIAEKVSGIQLDWYLTDWTQTTNTVDYGIKDVSEKENKTSVTLERIGLMPMPLDVYVEYTDGTKESFYIPLRMMRKEKENPFPKMKRTLLADWTWTNPSYSLDISKSKSSIKSIEIDITKQMADVNSANNNFSQ; encoded by the coding sequence ATGTTTAAAATAATCTCAATTGGATTTTTGCTATCAGTTTTAGGTGTTTCGGCACAAAATAATACAGGCTATTGGCAACAACACGTTGATTACAAAATGAACGTGGATATGAATGTGGAAAACTTTAAGTACACAGGAAAGCAAGAACTAATTTACACAAACAATTCTCCTGATTCCTTATATCAAGTTTTCTATCACTTATATTTTAATGCATTTCAGCCAGGAAGCGAAATGGATGTACGTTCTAGAAACATTGCGGATCCGGATCCCAGAGTAATGGACAGAATCAGTAAACTTACTCCAGAAGAAATAGGATACTTAAAAGTTTCTAGCTTAACACAAAATGGAACAAAAGTAAAATATGAAGTCGCTGGTACTGTGTTAGAAGTACAATTAAACAAACCTATTGCACCAGGAGAAAAAGTAACTTTTTCTATGGATTTTGATGGACAGGTTCCCAATCAGATACGTCGTTCAGGACGTAATAGCAGTGAGAATGTAGCATTGTCAATGACGCAGTGGTATCCTAAAATGGCAGAATATGATTTCGAAGGTTGGCATGCTGACCCATATATTGCTCGAGAGTTTCATGGTGTTTGGGGAAACTTCGATGTAACCATAAACATTGATAAAAAATATATTTTAGGAGGATCAGGTTATTTACAGAATCCGCAGGAAATAGGATATGGGTATGAAAAACCAGGAACAAAAGTGAAACAGAAAGGAAAAAAACTTTCTTGGCACTTTATAGCTCCTAACGTGCATGACTTTACCTGGGCAGCAGATCCAGAATATATACACGATGTAGTTCAAGTTCCTGATGGACCAGTACTTCATTTCTTATATAAAAACAAAAAAGAATACCTAGAAAACTGGAAAAAACTACAGCCTAAATCTGTAGACCTAATGAAATATTTCAGTACAACAATTGGAAAATACCCATATGACCAATATTCGATTATCCAAGGAGGAGATGGTGGAATGGAATACGCAATGTGTACTTTAATTACAGGAGAAAGAAGTTATGGAAGCCTCGTAGGAGTTACAGCACACGAAATGGCACACGCTTGGTTTCAACACATATTAGCTACAAATGAAGCAAAGCATGAATGGATGGATGAAGGTTTTACAAGTTACATTTCTACATTAGCAATGGACAAAGTAATGGAACAAAATAAAACCAATCCTATGTCAGGAATGTACCAAGGATATTTTCAACTTGCTACTTCTGGGATAGAACAACCGCAATCTACACATGCGGATCGTTATACAAGAAACGGAGCTTATGGAGCTACTGCATATGCAAAAGGAGCTGTTTTTATGGCACAACTTGGTTATGTTATAGGAGAAGAAAATTTATCAAAAACAATCAAACGATACTACGATGAATGGAAATTTAAACATCCTACACCTAATGACTTTAAACGTATAGCAGAAAAAGTGTCTGGTATACAACTAGATTGGTATCTAACGGATTGGACTCAAACGACAAATACTGTTGACTACGGGATAAAAGATGTTTCAGAAAAAGAAAATAAAACTTCTGTCACGCTAGAACGTATCGGACTTATGCCAATGCCTCTAGATGTATATGTAGAGTATACAGATGGAACCAAAGAATCTTTTTACATTCCTCTAAGAATGATGAGAAAAGAAAAAGAGAATCCATTCCCGAAGATGAAACGTACCCTTTTAGCTGATTGGACCTGGACTAACCCATCCTATTCATTAGATATTTCTAAGTCTAAATCTAGTATAAAATCAATAGAAATTGATATAACTAAACAGATGGCAGATGTAAACAGTGCCAATAATAATTTCTCTCAATAG
- the rnpA gene encoding ribonuclease P protein component, whose protein sequence is MKATFGTNERLKSKKEIELLFSEGKSIAKYPIRLIYRKTTLEKEVQIQAGVSVSKRNFKKAVDRNRIKRLLRESYRKNKYIVGNNTTHQFAFMFLYTGKEMPDHIIIESKIKEIIQKFIAKEIETP, encoded by the coding sequence ATGAAAGCAACTTTTGGCACAAATGAAAGACTGAAAAGTAAAAAGGAAATAGAGCTTCTTTTTTCAGAGGGGAAATCTATTGCCAAATATCCTATACGACTTATTTACAGAAAAACTACCTTAGAAAAAGAAGTTCAGATTCAAGCAGGAGTTTCAGTAAGTAAGCGTAATTTTAAAAAGGCTGTAGATCGCAATCGTATAAAACGTTTATTGCGCGAAAGTTATAGAAAAAATAAGTATATTGTAGGCAACAACACTACTCATCAATTTGCTTTTATGTTCTTATATACTGGTAAAGAAATGCCAGACCATATAATAATTGAATCTAAAATAAAAGAAATTATACAAAAGTTCATTGCGAAAGAAATTGAAACACCTTAG